One window of the Nocardioides jiangxiensis genome contains the following:
- a CDS encoding glycosyltransferase family 2 protein — MDLLSGLLFAAVVLLVPATIGVFAIRDAGRRRAVESPAGRGLAAALVVGLLGALVAALLGRAPGQVALIGLLLAGSVAVWAPVARDRATRGLVAWALSLDVGVGYLVYVLVWMAGADLGTGEWVGGVLLWLLEAFVFLIGVGYLWELVDVLARRQWSSYVDASGALPTARRPFVSLHVPTHNEPPDMVIATLESLLALDYDDYEVLLVDNNTDDEALWRPVEAFCAQHDRLRFLHLADWPGYKSGALNEALRVTDPRAEVIGIVDADYLVRPDFLARCAPLLADPTVSFVQTPQDYRDWEEAGYFRRLYYSYGYFFDVSQRSRNERNGAIFGGTMGLIQRAQLEAVGGWDEWCITEDAELSLRLLRGGGRGIHIDQSFGHGIMPLTFEALKRQRYRWCFGGIQILRMHWRSLLPGRRTAANQLTMAQRWAYFVGGLQWFGDLASVLFTGFLLAGAIGLVTGHSIVVRQLSGLILLCLVALVVLGAVRSLALVRRTSGATWAEARGAFGLWLALGLTVARASAKGLVAREGAFLRTPKVRGELGWRHALRGNLTESGIALLCLAGAVVSLGHGGATGIVIGVLLLVHALGYGLAPVNSLAAIRADLPEDLRRRRASGLRSWTGPAARRGGILVALVATTCLGLLVVAAPVGAPDLTPTKDRIAGVVPRISDDTTRHPRPSVTGSATPGASLSATPTPGVPATLATAAPTSAAPAPTSAAPTRTVRATPTVAPTPTVVAGKPTASPTRKPATSGPPTARPTGRP; from the coding sequence ATGGACCTTCTCTCGGGGCTGCTCTTCGCGGCCGTCGTCCTGCTGGTGCCCGCGACGATCGGCGTCTTCGCGATCCGTGACGCGGGGCGCCGGCGCGCCGTCGAGTCGCCCGCCGGCCGGGGCCTGGCCGCGGCGCTGGTGGTCGGGCTCCTCGGGGCGCTCGTCGCGGCGCTCCTCGGCCGTGCTCCCGGCCAGGTCGCCCTCATCGGCCTGCTGCTGGCTGGCAGTGTGGCGGTCTGGGCGCCCGTGGCCCGTGACCGGGCGACCCGGGGCCTCGTGGCGTGGGCGCTCTCCCTCGACGTCGGCGTGGGCTACCTCGTCTACGTTCTGGTCTGGATGGCCGGCGCCGACCTCGGCACGGGCGAGTGGGTCGGCGGCGTCCTCCTGTGGCTGCTCGAGGCGTTCGTCTTCCTGATCGGCGTCGGCTACCTGTGGGAGCTCGTCGACGTCCTCGCGCGCCGCCAGTGGTCGTCGTACGTCGACGCCTCGGGAGCGCTGCCCACGGCACGACGACCCTTCGTCTCGCTGCACGTGCCCACGCACAACGAGCCGCCGGACATGGTGATCGCGACCCTGGAGTCGCTCCTCGCGCTCGACTACGACGACTACGAGGTCCTGCTCGTCGACAACAACACCGACGACGAGGCGCTGTGGCGACCTGTCGAGGCGTTCTGCGCGCAGCACGACCGGCTGCGGTTCCTGCACCTGGCCGACTGGCCGGGCTACAAGAGCGGCGCCCTCAACGAGGCGCTCCGGGTCACCGACCCGCGCGCGGAGGTGATCGGCATCGTCGACGCCGACTACCTCGTCCGCCCGGACTTCCTGGCCCGCTGCGCCCCGCTGCTCGCAGACCCGACGGTCTCGTTCGTGCAGACCCCGCAGGACTACCGCGACTGGGAGGAGGCGGGCTACTTCCGCCGCCTCTACTACTCCTACGGCTACTTCTTCGACGTCTCGCAGCGGTCGCGCAACGAGCGCAACGGCGCCATCTTCGGCGGCACCATGGGGCTGATCCAGCGCGCGCAGCTGGAGGCCGTCGGTGGCTGGGACGAGTGGTGCATCACCGAGGACGCCGAGCTCTCCCTGCGGCTGCTGCGCGGCGGTGGGCGCGGCATCCACATCGACCAGTCGTTCGGCCACGGCATCATGCCGCTGACCTTCGAGGCCCTCAAGCGCCAGCGCTACCGGTGGTGCTTCGGCGGCATCCAGATCCTGCGGATGCACTGGCGCTCGCTGCTGCCCGGCCGACGCACCGCTGCCAACCAGCTGACGATGGCCCAGCGGTGGGCCTACTTCGTCGGTGGCCTGCAGTGGTTCGGGGACCTCGCATCCGTGCTGTTCACCGGCTTCCTGCTGGCCGGCGCCATCGGGCTCGTGACCGGTCACTCGATCGTCGTCCGGCAGCTCTCCGGCCTGATCCTGCTCTGCCTCGTGGCGCTCGTCGTGCTCGGCGCCGTCCGGTCGCTCGCGCTGGTCCGGCGTACGTCGGGGGCGACGTGGGCGGAGGCGCGCGGTGCGTTCGGGCTGTGGCTCGCGCTCGGCCTGACCGTCGCCCGTGCCTCCGCCAAGGGACTGGTGGCGCGCGAGGGCGCCTTCCTGCGTACGCCGAAGGTCCGCGGGGAGCTCGGATGGCGGCACGCGCTGCGGGGCAACCTGACCGAGAGCGGGATCGCGCTGCTCTGCCTCGCCGGTGCCGTCGTGAGCCTCGGGCACGGGGGAGCGACGGGCATCGTGATCGGCGTCCTGCTGCTGGTGCACGCGCTCGGCTACGGGCTGGCACCGGTCAACAGTCTCGCCGCGATCCGGGCGGACCTGCCCGAGGACCTGCGTCGCCGGCGCGCCTCCGGGCTCCGGTCGTGGACCGGCCCGGCCGCTCGTCGCGGCGGCATCCTGGTCGCGCTCGTCGCGACCACCTGTCTGGGCCTTCTCGTCGTCGCTGCGCCGGTCGGTGCTCCCGACCTGACGCCGACGAAGGACCGGATCGCGGGGGTGGTGCCGCGGATCAGCGACGACACGACCCGGCACCCGCGTCCGTCCGTCACCGGCTCCGCCACGCCGGGTGCCTCGCTGTCGGCCACTCCGACCCCGGGTGTGCCGGCGACGCTGGCGACCGCGGCGCCCACCTCGGCCGCTCCGGCACCGACGTCGGCGGCACCCACGCGCACGGTGCGTGCGACGCCCACCGTGGCGCCGACGCCGACGGTCGTGGCCGGGAAGCCGACCGCGTCGCCGACCCGCAAGCCGGCGACCTCGGGGCCGCCGACGGCCCGGCCGACGGGCCGTCCGTGA
- the gatC gene encoding Asp-tRNA(Asn)/Glu-tRNA(Gln) amidotransferase subunit GatC, which produces MPELTRDEVRHLADLARIDLSDAELDHLAPQLNVILEAVASIQGVAGDDVPATSHPIPMTNVFREDVVTPGLTAEQALAMAPAAEEQRFSVPRILGEE; this is translated from the coding sequence ATGCCTGAACTGACCCGCGACGAGGTGCGCCACCTGGCGGATCTCGCCCGGATCGACCTCAGCGATGCTGAGCTCGATCACCTCGCCCCGCAGCTCAACGTCATCCTCGAGGCGGTCGCCTCGATCCAGGGAGTGGCCGGCGACGACGTCCCCGCGACGTCCCACCCGATCCCGATGACCAACGTCTTCCGCGAGGACGTCGTGACCCCCGGCCTCACCGCCGAGCAGGCGCTCGCGATGGCGCCCGCCGCCGAGGAGCAGCGCTTCAGCGTCCCGCGCATCCTGGGGGAGGAGTGA
- a CDS encoding TetR/AcrR family transcriptional regulator, translating into MMMSSLTGHGSRPRVEGDREREILESTLEVLSEVGYDRLTMDAVAKRAKASKATLYRRWEAKVSLVIDALLLTKPAPETPDTGSFREDLIAAYCGPEGMIQPQALSLFSSVLTAIQRDPEFASEFRTKVIGPKVAVSFEIYERAKARGEIRGDLPIDLFAPALAGICLHRAFMLGEIPDQDLVTRIVDELIVPAATHTVA; encoded by the coding sequence ATGATGATGTCCTCCCTCACCGGGCACGGCAGCCGGCCGCGCGTCGAGGGCGACCGCGAGCGCGAGATCCTCGAGTCCACCCTCGAGGTCCTCTCGGAGGTCGGCTACGACCGGCTCACCATGGATGCCGTGGCCAAGCGGGCCAAGGCATCCAAGGCGACGCTCTACCGTCGCTGGGAGGCGAAGGTCTCCCTCGTCATCGACGCCCTCCTGCTGACCAAGCCGGCGCCGGAGACCCCCGACACGGGCAGCTTCCGCGAGGACCTGATCGCGGCGTACTGCGGCCCCGAGGGGATGATCCAGCCGCAGGCCCTCTCGCTCTTCTCGAGCGTGCTCACCGCCATCCAGCGCGACCCCGAGTTCGCCTCGGAGTTCCGTACCAAGGTCATCGGCCCCAAGGTCGCCGTGTCGTTCGAGATCTACGAGCGCGCGAAGGCGCGTGGCGAGATCCGGGGCGACCTGCCGATCGACCTGTTCGCCCCGGCGCTCGCCGGCATCTGCCTGCACCGCGCCTTCATGCTCGGCGAGATCCCGGACCAAGACCTGGTCACGCGGATCGTCGACGAGCTGATCGTTCCCGCTGCCACCCACACCGTCGCCTGA
- a CDS encoding Hsp20/alpha crystallin family protein, which produces MLLRTDPFRDFDRLAQQVMGAGTTSRPAIMPMDAWREGDRFVLEFDLPGVAPDTLDIDVERNVLTIRAERPSRSGDWEPLAAERPRGLFSRQLVLGENLDLERIDASYDGGVLRLVVPVAEKAKPRKVQISHGATQVGGGRDAAQIETKETHDAGSSS; this is translated from the coding sequence ATGTTGCTTCGGACCGACCCGTTCCGGGACTTCGACCGGCTCGCCCAGCAGGTCATGGGCGCCGGCACCACGTCCCGGCCCGCGATCATGCCGATGGACGCCTGGCGCGAGGGCGATCGCTTCGTCCTCGAGTTCGACCTGCCCGGCGTCGCCCCGGACACGCTCGACATCGACGTCGAGCGCAACGTCCTGACGATCCGCGCGGAGCGTCCCTCGCGCAGCGGTGACTGGGAACCCCTTGCAGCCGAGCGGCCGCGCGGCCTCTTCAGCCGCCAGCTCGTCCTGGGGGAGAACCTCGACCTCGAGCGCATCGACGCGTCGTACGACGGCGGCGTGCTGCGACTCGTCGTCCCCGTGGCGGAGAAGGCCAAGCCCCGCAAGGTGCAGATCAGCCACGGTGCCACCCAGGTCGGCGGCGGTCGTGACGCGGCCCAGATCGAGACGAAGGAGACGCACGACGCCGGTTCGTCGAGCTGA
- a CDS encoding MFS transporter gives MSNVALDPIEEQEPVKGSTHLGWALVLICVAQLMVVLDATIANIAIPFIGRDLEITGTNLTWIVTGYALAFGGFLLLGGRLGDLFGRRRAFMIGLTVFAVASLLGGLAQNEGLLLGARGLQGLGAALASPAALSLITTTFPPGPQRNRAMAMYATMSGVGAAIGLILGGWLTGSNPSIFGWDVHGWRLTFLINVPIGLAAAFLAPRILPESDRHDGRLDVPGAVLGTAGLVSLVFGLTRAGNQDYGWGAGSTIGALVAAAVLLVAFIVVESRVAEPLLPFRVFANRTRAASFVAMMLMPAAMFSMFFFLSQYMQNVIGYSPLRTGFAFLPFCFGMVISAGVVSNLVTRIDPKLIAGVGTLVAASALFGFSRLSVPDGASDVLAALQPGHHLGDDINYWTQIMPFITIMALGMGAVFVPLTLTAVHHLRHEDSGIGSGVLNTMQQVGGALGLAVLSTVGAHFGNAHAEKIGGALHTGFFAWWNNQPAATQAAALAKAGVENVKELFGGVTYLGSFPTGATHGFLVGTFLMLGASLIIWVFLNVKHEELQDAEGHGGVHIG, from the coding sequence ATGTCCAACGTCGCACTCGACCCGATCGAGGAGCAGGAGCCCGTCAAGGGCTCCACGCACCTCGGCTGGGCCCTCGTCCTCATCTGCGTCGCGCAGCTGATGGTCGTCCTCGACGCCACCATCGCCAACATCGCGATCCCGTTCATCGGCCGCGACCTCGAGATCACCGGCACGAACCTGACCTGGATCGTGACCGGCTACGCCCTCGCCTTCGGTGGCTTCCTGCTCCTGGGTGGCCGCCTCGGTGACCTCTTCGGTCGCCGCCGCGCCTTCATGATCGGTCTCACCGTCTTCGCGGTCGCCTCGCTCCTGGGTGGCCTCGCCCAGAACGAGGGACTCCTGCTCGGCGCCCGTGGCCTCCAGGGCCTCGGCGCCGCACTGGCCTCCCCCGCCGCGCTGTCGCTGATCACCACGACGTTCCCGCCGGGCCCGCAGCGCAACCGCGCCATGGCCATGTACGCCACCATGTCCGGCGTCGGCGCGGCCATCGGCCTCATCCTCGGCGGCTGGCTCACCGGCTCGAACCCGTCGATCTTCGGCTGGGACGTGCACGGCTGGCGCCTGACCTTCCTGATCAACGTCCCGATCGGCCTGGCCGCGGCCTTCCTCGCGCCGCGCATCCTGCCCGAGTCCGACCGCCACGACGGCCGCCTCGACGTCCCCGGCGCCGTCCTCGGCACGGCGGGCCTGGTCTCGCTGGTCTTCGGCCTCACCCGGGCCGGCAACCAGGACTACGGCTGGGGCGCCGGATCCACGATCGGCGCACTCGTCGCCGCTGCGGTACTGCTCGTCGCGTTCATCGTGGTCGAGTCGCGGGTCGCCGAGCCCCTGCTGCCGTTCCGCGTCTTCGCCAACCGCACCCGTGCGGCGTCGTTCGTCGCGATGATGCTGATGCCGGCTGCGATGTTCTCGATGTTCTTCTTCCTCTCCCAGTACATGCAGAACGTCATCGGCTACTCGCCGCTGCGCACCGGCTTCGCGTTCCTGCCGTTCTGCTTCGGCATGGTGATCTCGGCCGGTGTCGTGTCCAACCTGGTCACGCGGATCGACCCGAAGCTCATCGCCGGCGTCGGCACCCTGGTCGCCGCCTCCGCGCTCTTCGGCTTCTCGCGCCTCTCGGTGCCGGACGGCGCCAGCGACGTCCTCGCCGCACTGCAGCCGGGACACCACCTGGGCGACGACATCAACTACTGGACCCAGATCATGCCGTTCATCACGATCATGGCCCTGGGCATGGGCGCGGTCTTCGTGCCGCTCACCCTGACCGCGGTGCACCACCTGCGCCACGAGGACTCGGGCATCGGCTCCGGCGTCCTCAACACGATGCAGCAGGTCGGTGGCGCGCTCGGTCTGGCGGTCCTGTCGACCGTCGGCGCCCACTTCGGCAACGCCCACGCGGAGAAGATCGGCGGCGCGCTGCACACCGGCTTCTTCGCGTGGTGGAACAACCAGCCCGCCGCCACGCAGGCCGCCGCGCTGGCCAAGGCCGGCGTCGAGAACGTGAAGGAGCTCTTCGGTGGCGTGACCTACCTCGGCTCGTTCCCGACCGGCGCCACGCACGGCTTCCTGGTCGGCACGTTCCTGATGCTCGGCGCCTCGCTGATCATCTGGGTCTTCCTCAACGTCAAGCACGAGGAGCTCCAGGACGCCGAGGGCCACGGCGGAGTCCACATCGGCTGA
- the gatA gene encoding Asp-tRNA(Asn)/Glu-tRNA(Gln) amidotransferase subunit GatA: MSWIHTTAAEQAAALAAGEVTSVELTQAHLDQIAATNGELNSFLHVDADGALAQAAASDARRAAGAPLHELDGVPIAIKDVLATEGLPTTAGSKILEGWIPPYDGTVTAKIKAAGLPILGKTNMDEFAMGSANENSAYGPVKNPWDHTRIPGGSGGGSAAAVSAFQAPLAIGSDTGGSIRQPGAMTGTVGVKPTYGSVSRYGVIALANSLDQLGPVTRTVLDSALLQELIGGHDPLDSTSVATAVTGLADAARQGAAGDLAGVRIGIVKELQGDAWSAPVVERFDESIEILKGLGAEVVEVSLPSFVHAMAAYYLILPAECSSNLAKFDAMRYGLRVTPEGDPSAEDVMKASRDAGFGNEVKRRILIGTYALSSGYYDAYYGQAQKIRTLIIEDFKKAFEQVDVLVSPTAPTTAWALGEKADDPLANYLQDLATIPANLAGVPGISIPSGVSSADGLPTGIQFLAPVLEDARLYRVGAALEAALTKQWGAAIAAPAYAKEA, encoded by the coding sequence ATGAGCTGGATCCACACGACCGCCGCCGAGCAGGCCGCTGCCCTCGCCGCGGGTGAGGTCACCAGCGTCGAGCTGACGCAGGCGCACCTCGACCAGATCGCCGCCACCAACGGCGAGCTGAACTCCTTCCTCCACGTCGACGCCGACGGTGCGCTCGCCCAGGCGGCCGCGTCGGACGCGCGCCGTGCCGCCGGCGCGCCGCTGCACGAGCTCGACGGCGTCCCGATCGCGATCAAGGACGTGCTCGCGACCGAGGGGCTGCCGACCACCGCTGGCTCGAAGATCCTCGAGGGCTGGATCCCGCCGTACGACGGCACGGTCACCGCGAAGATCAAGGCCGCCGGCCTGCCGATCCTCGGCAAGACCAACATGGACGAGTTCGCCATGGGCTCGGCCAACGAGAACTCCGCCTACGGCCCGGTCAAGAACCCGTGGGACCACACCCGGATCCCGGGTGGCTCGGGCGGCGGCTCGGCGGCTGCCGTGAGCGCCTTCCAGGCCCCGCTGGCGATCGGCTCGGACACCGGCGGCTCGATCCGCCAGCCCGGTGCGATGACCGGCACCGTGGGCGTGAAGCCGACCTACGGGTCGGTCTCGCGCTACGGCGTCATCGCGCTCGCCAACTCGCTCGACCAGCTCGGACCGGTCACCCGCACGGTCCTCGACTCCGCCCTGCTGCAGGAGCTGATCGGCGGCCACGACCCGCTCGACTCGACCTCGGTCGCCACGGCGGTCACCGGTCTCGCCGACGCCGCCCGCCAGGGTGCGGCGGGCGATCTCGCCGGTGTCCGGATCGGCATCGTCAAGGAGCTCCAGGGCGACGCGTGGTCCGCACCGGTCGTCGAGCGCTTCGACGAGTCGATCGAGATCCTCAAGGGCCTCGGTGCAGAGGTCGTCGAGGTGAGCCTGCCGAGCTTCGTGCACGCCATGGCCGCCTACTACCTGATCCTGCCGGCCGAGTGCTCCAGCAACCTCGCCAAGTTCGACGCGATGCGCTACGGCCTGCGGGTCACGCCCGAGGGCGACCCGAGCGCCGAGGACGTCATGAAGGCCTCCCGCGACGCGGGCTTCGGCAACGAGGTCAAGCGCCGCATCCTGATCGGCACCTACGCCCTGTCGTCGGGCTACTACGACGCCTACTACGGCCAGGCGCAGAAGATCCGCACGCTGATCATCGAGGACTTCAAGAAGGCATTCGAGCAGGTCGACGTGCTGGTCAGCCCGACCGCGCCGACGACCGCATGGGCGCTCGGCGAGAAGGCCGACGACCCGCTGGCCAACTACCTGCAGGACCTCGCCACCATCCCGGCGAACCTCGCCGGCGTCCCCGGCATCTCGATCCCGTCGGGCGTCTCGTCGGCCGACGGTCTGCCGACCGGCATCCAGTTCCTCGCGCCGGTCCTCGAGGACGCGCGGCTCTATCGCGTCGGTGCCGCCCTCGAGGCCGCGCTCACGAAGCAGTGGGGCGCCGCGATTGCCGCTCCGGCGTACGCCAAGGAGGCGTGA
- a CDS encoding alpha/beta hydrolase has protein sequence MPDPLLTRSDPPTPPRAVALVLHGGAVRSTRAVDGRSASWQRARALQRALSPDLHAAGVAVWLLRFRVRGWNDPARPSPLADARWALETVRRELDLPVALLGHSMGARTAVHVADDPSVRGVVGLAPWLPQGEPVAALRDRHLVVGHGRRDRITSFAQSRAYVERSRTVARSAEFHDLGDAGHYLLRASGRWNAFAAGSVLDVLAP, from the coding sequence GTGCCCGACCCCCTGCTCACCCGCAGCGACCCGCCCACACCACCGCGCGCGGTGGCGCTCGTCCTCCACGGGGGCGCGGTCCGCTCGACACGGGCTGTCGACGGGCGGAGCGCGTCGTGGCAGCGGGCACGGGCCCTGCAGCGCGCACTCAGCCCCGATCTGCACGCCGCCGGCGTGGCCGTCTGGCTGCTGCGCTTCCGCGTGCGCGGCTGGAACGACCCGGCGCGGCCCTCACCGCTCGCCGACGCGAGGTGGGCGCTGGAGACGGTGCGCCGCGAGCTCGACCTGCCGGTCGCCCTCCTGGGCCACTCCATGGGAGCGCGCACCGCCGTGCACGTCGCCGACGACCCGTCGGTCCGCGGCGTCGTCGGACTGGCTCCCTGGCTGCCGCAGGGCGAGCCCGTCGCGGCACTGCGCGACCGCCACCTGGTCGTCGGCCACGGTCGGCGCGACCGGATCACCTCGTTCGCCCAGAGCCGTGCGTACGTCGAGCGCTCGCGCACGGTCGCCCGCTCGGCGGAGTTCCACGATCTCGGCGATGCCGGCCACTACCTGCTCCGGGCCAGCGGACGCTGGAACGCGTTCGCGGCCGGGTCCGTGCTCGACGTCCTCGCGCCCTGA
- a CDS encoding SGNH/GDSL hydrolase family protein, with protein MAKRPRLSRVVTTAAALALAASLAGCGAPVPDRAEPTRTSSSSAPGTQPMAPIDDYVALGDSYSAAPLVAPQRPGDVCMRSAVNYPTLIGQEVGASVDDRTCSQAQFEQLTTAQAPSVPPQLDGLTDHTDLVTIGLGANPAASRAWFLDCPRLTASDPHGSPCRDYFERSGTDQVMQVLDQGRQQMVDALHTIHRRSPNARVLVIGYPDIFPATGTCDELGLATGDVAYARRVLQHLNHNLERAAAQGDATYVDTYTATRGHDICASDPWIQGRTSAPGVAMFYHPRAAEQQAVADLVVSLLR; from the coding sequence ATGGCGAAGCGACCCAGGCTCAGCCGCGTGGTGACGACGGCGGCCGCACTCGCGCTGGCAGCGTCCCTCGCGGGATGCGGAGCACCGGTTCCCGACCGGGCAGAACCCACGAGGACGAGCTCCTCGTCGGCGCCCGGCACGCAGCCGATGGCCCCGATCGACGACTACGTCGCGCTCGGCGACTCCTACAGCGCGGCCCCGCTCGTCGCCCCGCAGCGACCGGGCGACGTCTGCATGCGCTCTGCGGTGAACTACCCGACGCTCATCGGGCAGGAGGTCGGGGCCTCGGTCGACGACCGGACCTGCAGCCAGGCCCAGTTCGAGCAGCTGACCACCGCGCAGGCGCCGTCGGTACCGCCCCAGCTCGACGGCCTCACCGACCACACCGACCTGGTGACGATCGGGCTCGGCGCCAACCCGGCTGCGTCGCGGGCGTGGTTCCTCGACTGCCCGCGGCTGACAGCCAGCGATCCCCACGGTTCTCCCTGCCGTGACTACTTCGAGCGCAGCGGCACGGACCAGGTGATGCAGGTCCTGGACCAGGGCCGGCAGCAGATGGTGGACGCCCTGCACACGATCCACCGCCGGTCGCCGAACGCGCGCGTCCTGGTCATCGGCTACCCGGACATCTTCCCCGCGACGGGCACCTGCGACGAGCTGGGGCTCGCGACCGGGGACGTCGCCTACGCACGGCGCGTCCTGCAGCACCTGAACCACAACCTCGAGCGCGCAGCAGCCCAGGGCGATGCGACCTACGTCGACACCTACACCGCGACCCGGGGCCACGACATCTGCGCGTCGGACCCGTGGATCCAGGGCCGCACCAGCGCGCCGGGAGTCGCGATGTTCTACCACCCCCGTGCGGCCGAACAGCAGGCCGTCGCCGACCTGGTGGTCAGCCTGCTTCGCTGA
- the ligA gene encoding NAD-dependent DNA ligase LigA, translated as MDPMTEPLDATDSATARHREISEQIEGASDAYYRDGTSPLSDAAYDALLAQLRDLEEQFPELITPDSPTQRVMGKAYTDFASYDHLRRMESLDNAFSADELAAWFDRVVRDSGTRPELLCELKVDGLAINILYTDGVLTRALTRGDGTTGEDVTPNVRTISSVPHRLKGTPEFPVPALVEVRGEVYLPTVVFEEINEQQAAAGKPLYANARNTAAGSLRQKDPAVTASRRLTMVCHGIGAREGFDASTQSQAYAALAAWGLPVAPTVKVVPGLAEVQEFIDFYGEHRHDATILDHEIDGVVVKVDDVALQRRLGSTSRAPRWAIAFKYPPEEVHAKLLDVLVNTGRTGRVTPFGRMEPTKVAGSTVEMATLHNFHEVARKDVRPGDTVILRKAGDVIPEILGPVLALRPEGLPAWVPPTTCPACGTELVEQKAGDKDRRCPNHRDCRAQVVERINHVAGRGAFDIEGLGYEAAIALHQAGVVANEGDVFDLTPEKLLQVPLFTRAPKKGEEGPQLTANALKLLANLDASKQAALWRVLVGLSIRHCGPSASRALATRFGSMEAIRAATLEELAETEGVGAVIGEAVIEWFGVDWHREIVEKWAAAGVRMEDERDESVERTLEGLTVVVTGGLEGFTRDSVKEAIIARGGKAAGSVSKKTDYVVVGENAGSKAAKAEELGLTILDEEAFVRLLAGGPAALEG; from the coding sequence ATGGACCCCATGACCGAGCCGCTGGACGCCACCGACTCCGCCACTGCCCGCCACCGCGAGATCAGCGAGCAGATCGAGGGGGCCTCCGACGCCTACTACCGCGACGGCACCTCGCCCCTCTCCGACGCGGCGTACGACGCCCTGCTGGCGCAGCTGCGCGACCTCGAGGAGCAGTTCCCCGAGCTGATCACGCCCGACAGCCCCACCCAGCGGGTCATGGGGAAGGCCTACACCGACTTCGCGTCGTACGACCACCTCCGGCGGATGGAGTCGCTCGACAACGCCTTCTCCGCAGACGAGCTCGCCGCCTGGTTCGACCGCGTCGTCCGCGACAGCGGCACCCGGCCGGAGCTGCTCTGCGAGCTCAAGGTCGACGGTCTCGCCATCAACATCCTCTACACCGACGGCGTCCTGACCCGTGCCCTCACGCGAGGCGACGGCACGACGGGCGAGGACGTCACGCCCAACGTGCGCACGATCTCGTCGGTGCCCCACCGCCTCAAGGGCACGCCGGAGTTCCCGGTGCCGGCGCTGGTCGAGGTGCGTGGCGAGGTCTACCTGCCGACCGTGGTCTTCGAGGAGATCAACGAGCAGCAGGCTGCGGCGGGCAAGCCCCTCTACGCCAACGCCCGCAACACTGCCGCCGGCTCCCTGCGCCAGAAGGACCCGGCGGTGACGGCGTCGCGTCGGCTGACCATGGTCTGCCACGGCATCGGCGCGCGCGAGGGCTTCGACGCGAGCACCCAGTCGCAGGCCTATGCCGCCCTGGCAGCCTGGGGCCTTCCGGTCGCGCCGACGGTGAAGGTCGTGCCCGGGCTGGCCGAGGTGCAGGAGTTCATCGACTTCTACGGCGAGCACCGCCACGACGCCACGATCCTCGACCACGAGATCGACGGGGTCGTGGTCAAGGTCGACGACGTGGCGCTGCAGCGCCGGCTCGGGTCGACCAGCCGCGCGCCGCGGTGGGCGATCGCGTTCAAGTACCCGCCCGAGGAGGTGCACGCCAAGCTCCTCGACGTCCTCGTCAACACCGGCCGCACGGGCCGGGTCACGCCGTTCGGACGCATGGAGCCGACGAAGGTCGCCGGGTCGACGGTCGAGATGGCCACGCTCCACAACTTCCACGAGGTCGCGCGCAAGGACGTGCGCCCGGGCGACACCGTCATCCTGCGCAAGGCGGGCGACGTGATCCCGGAGATCCTCGGCCCCGTCCTCGCGCTGCGGCCGGAGGGTCTGCCGGCGTGGGTCCCGCCCACGACCTGCCCCGCCTGCGGCACCGAGCTCGTCGAGCAGAAGGCAGGCGACAAGGACCGGCGCTGCCCCAACCACCGCGACTGCCGGGCCCAGGTGGTCGAGCGGATCAACCACGTCGCTGGTCGTGGCGCCTTCGACATCGAGGGGCTCGGCTACGAGGCGGCGATCGCGCTGCACCAGGCGGGGGTGGTGGCCAACGAGGGCGACGTCTTCGACCTGACCCCGGAGAAGCTCCTGCAGGTGCCGCTCTTCACGCGTGCGCCGAAGAAGGGGGAGGAGGGGCCTCAGCTCACCGCCAACGCCCTCAAGCTGCTCGCCAACCTCGACGCGAGCAAGCAGGCGGCGCTGTGGCGCGTCCTGGTCGGGCTCTCGATCCGGCACTGCGGGCCGAGCGCGTCCCGCGCCCTCGCCACCCGGTTCGGCTCGATGGAGGCGATCCGGGCGGCGACGCTCGAGGAGCTGGCCGAGACCGAGGGGGTCGGCGCCGTGATCGGCGAGGCGGTCATCGAGTGGTTCGGCGTCGACTGGCACCGCGAGATCGTCGAGAAGTGGGCCGCCGCCGGCGTACGCATGGAGGACGAGCGCGACGAGTCCGTCGAGCGCACGCTCGAGGGACTCACCGTCGTCGTGACCGGCGGTCTGGAGGGCTTCACGCGCGACTCGGTCAAGGAGGCGATCATCGCCCGCGGTGGCAAGGCCGCCGGGTCGGTGTCGAAGAAGACCGACTACGTCGTCGTCGGGGAGAACGCCGGGTCCAAGGCGGCGAAGGCGGAGGAGCTCGGCCTCACGATCCTCGACGAGGAGGCGTTCGTGCGCCTGCTCGCCGGCGGCCCGGCTGCACTGGAGGGTTAG